From the genome of Pseudomonas sp. gcc21, one region includes:
- the dsbD gene encoding protein-disulfide reductase DsbD produces the protein MRAIVFLLVICIWLLQPANASLFSSGGLQEDFLPVDQAFELHVEPQEEGGTLVRWNIAPGYYLYQERLRFGGLDAESQPTLPPGEPYTDEFFGDSQIYRGSLEVLIPQAAANSIELGWQGCADAGLCYPPQSKQVSLDGAGPASASGSVQADDEALVSGLQQQALWLSLLVFFGLGLLLAFAPCSLPMLPILAGIVVGSGATPRRGFALAIAYVVSMALVYAALGVVAALLGANLQGLLMQPWLIASFAGLFILLSLPMFGFFELQLPAGLRDRLENAGRKRKGGSLAGASVLGVLSGLLVGPCMTAPLAAALLYIAQSGNAVHGGLVLFALGLGIGTPLVLLVTLGNRFLPKPGAWMDRVKVSFGFLFLIAAFYVLRPLLSDSLWVGLWGALLVVLASGLLHLARELHKHKALSRAIASLTGIWGIAMLLGAAGGAHDPLRPLSVFTAGAATVATVQAAEVSEGYVGFSEPAVLDSELAAAKAAGQWVLVDYYADWCVSCKVMEREVFGNAEVQAALEDVRILRPDVTVTNAASRELLGRYQVMGPPTLLWIGPDGVERRSQRITGEVDARQFLANWNETRERG, from the coding sequence ATGCGCGCGATCGTTTTTTTACTGGTGATATGTATCTGGTTGCTGCAACCGGCAAACGCCTCGCTATTTTCAAGCGGGGGGCTGCAGGAGGATTTTCTACCTGTGGATCAGGCATTTGAGCTGCATGTCGAGCCGCAGGAGGAGGGCGGAACGCTGGTTCGGTGGAATATCGCGCCCGGGTATTACCTGTATCAGGAGCGCCTGCGTTTCGGCGGCCTGGATGCAGAGTCGCAACCCACCTTGCCGCCGGGTGAGCCTTACACCGATGAGTTTTTTGGCGACTCGCAAATCTACCGCGGCAGTCTGGAAGTGCTCATTCCGCAAGCGGCCGCCAACTCCATTGAGCTGGGCTGGCAGGGTTGTGCGGACGCCGGCTTGTGCTACCCGCCGCAGTCGAAACAGGTCAGTCTGGATGGCGCCGGGCCGGCGAGTGCGTCGGGTTCGGTCCAGGCCGATGACGAAGCACTAGTCAGTGGCTTGCAGCAACAGGCGCTGTGGCTGAGCCTGCTGGTTTTCTTCGGTCTGGGCCTGTTACTGGCTTTTGCACCTTGCTCGCTGCCGATGCTGCCGATTCTTGCGGGGATTGTCGTTGGTAGCGGGGCGACGCCGCGGCGCGGCTTTGCCCTGGCGATTGCCTATGTCGTCAGCATGGCGCTGGTATATGCCGCACTCGGCGTTGTTGCCGCATTGCTCGGAGCCAATCTGCAGGGTCTGCTGATGCAGCCCTGGTTGATCGCGAGCTTTGCCGGGCTGTTCATATTGCTGTCCCTGCCGATGTTCGGCTTCTTCGAGTTGCAACTGCCGGCTGGCCTGCGCGACCGCCTGGAGAACGCCGGGCGCAAGCGCAAGGGCGGCAGCCTCGCGGGTGCCAGTGTGCTGGGCGTGCTCTCCGGCTTGCTGGTCGGACCCTGCATGACCGCGCCCCTGGCTGCGGCGCTGTTATATATCGCGCAAAGCGGCAACGCTGTACACGGCGGCCTGGTGTTGTTCGCGCTGGGTCTGGGCATAGGCACGCCGCTGGTGTTGCTGGTCACGCTGGGCAACCGCTTTCTGCCCAAACCGGGCGCCTGGATGGACCGCGTCAAGGTCTCCTTTGGCTTCCTGTTCCTTATTGCAGCGTTCTATGTACTGCGGCCGCTGCTATCGGACTCACTATGGGTAGGGTTGTGGGGCGCGCTGTTGGTGGTATTGGCCAGCGGTCTGCTGCACCTCGCGCGTGAGCTGCACAAGCACAAAGCGTTGAGCAGGGCGATTGCATCGCTGACGGGCATCTGGGGGATCGCTATGTTGCTCGGCGCCGCCGGCGGCGCGCATGACCCCTTACGTCCGCTGTCAGTATTTACGGCTGGGGCTGCAACAGTTGCGACCGTTCAGGCTGCTGAAGTGAGCGAAGGGTATGTCGGCTTCAGTGAGCCTGCCGTGCTGGACAGTGAACTCGCAGCGGCCAAAGCGGCCGGACAATGGGTGCTGGTCGATTACTACGCTGACTGGTGCGTGTCCTGCAAGGTGATGGAGCGGGAGGTGTTCGGTAATGCCGAGGTGCAAGCGGCCCTTGAAGACGTGCGCATCCTGCGGCCCGACGTCACAGTCACCAACGCAGCCTCCCGGGAACTGCTGGGTCGCTATCAGGTGATGGGACCGCCGACGTTACTCTGGATCGGTCCGGACGGCGTTGAACGGCGCTCGCAGCGTATCACCGGCGAAGTCGATGCCAGGCAATTTCTGGCCAACTGGAATGAAACACGGGAGCGCGGTTGA
- a CDS encoding TlpA family protein disulfide reductase produces MMTMNVGPFALAVPHIILMVSLLLATLTGWWVGRRSKLNPEAQLFKLLMVALLVARLAFVIVYFDHFRDDLWGVIDIRDGGFFAWPGLIAAIALGAWMAWREKTLRIPLGSAMAVGVLIWGFSSFVLHAFEQGTRLPELALRDNHGAPVALVDYVGKPLVINLWATWCPPCRREMPVLAEAQRKESDLTFLFVNQGEGETVIGEFLASQGLGLENVLLDTGGQLGQKLGSAALPTTIFYDAEGRQVSSHLGELSRASLARELDKLKMDAQP; encoded by the coding sequence ATGATGACGATGAATGTTGGGCCGTTCGCACTGGCGGTGCCACACATCATATTGATGGTGAGCCTGTTGCTCGCCACCTTGACCGGCTGGTGGGTTGGCCGGCGCAGCAAGCTTAATCCCGAAGCGCAGTTGTTCAAGTTGCTGATGGTCGCATTGCTGGTCGCCCGTCTGGCCTTCGTAATCGTCTATTTCGATCACTTTCGGGACGACCTTTGGGGCGTCATCGATATCCGCGATGGTGGCTTTTTCGCCTGGCCGGGGTTGATTGCCGCGATTGCGCTGGGTGCCTGGATGGCCTGGCGCGAGAAGACGTTGCGCATCCCGCTGGGGTCGGCCATGGCGGTGGGTGTGCTGATCTGGGGGTTCAGCAGCTTTGTGTTGCACGCCTTCGAGCAGGGCACGCGGCTTCCGGAACTGGCGCTGCGCGATAACCACGGCGCCCCGGTCGCGCTGGTGGACTATGTAGGCAAGCCGCTGGTAATCAACCTCTGGGCGACCTGGTGCCCGCCGTGCCGACGGGAAATGCCGGTGCTGGCCGAAGCGCAGCGCAAGGAGAGCGACCTCACATTTCTGTTCGTCAATCAGGGTGAAGGCGAGACCGTCATAGGCGAATTTCTGGCCTCACAAGGGCTGGGGCTGGAAAACGTGCTGCTGGATACCGGCGGGCAACTAGGCCAGAAGCTGGGCTCGGCCGCGCTGCCTACAACGATTTTTTACGATGCCGAAGGTCGCCAGGTGAGTAGCCACCTCGGTGAGCTGTCGCGGGCCAGCCTGGCGCGCGAACTGGATAAACTCAAGATGGATGCTCAACCATGA
- the dsbG gene encoding thiol:disulfide interchange protein DsbG: protein MLSAPLGVAEELPAAVKAVEARGAEIVGSFDAPGGLKGYAARFNGQGVSLYLTPDGEHVLVGTLVNAQGEDLSRPQLEQLVYEPMGKEMWQRLEDSTWIADGSADAPRIVYMFSDPNCPFCNMFWEQARPWVEAGDVQVRHVMVGMLRPDSAGKSAALLAADNPEQALNEHEAAGKASTLKAMKNIPADLDEQLQANLALMGEMGASATPAIYFMDENNRLQQQQGAPQPDTLNKIMGPLSENQ from the coding sequence ATGTTATCTGCGCCGCTGGGCGTCGCCGAGGAGCTGCCCGCTGCGGTCAAGGCCGTCGAAGCCCGTGGCGCTGAAATAGTCGGCAGCTTTGATGCACCGGGCGGGCTCAAGGGATATGCCGCCCGATTCAACGGCCAGGGCGTTTCCCTGTACCTGACGCCGGACGGGGAGCATGTGCTGGTGGGCACCCTGGTCAATGCACAGGGCGAAGACCTGAGCCGTCCGCAGCTGGAGCAACTGGTCTATGAGCCAATGGGTAAGGAAATGTGGCAGCGTCTGGAAGACAGCACCTGGATTGCGGATGGCTCTGCGGACGCGCCGCGCATCGTCTACATGTTCTCCGACCCGAACTGTCCGTTCTGCAACATGTTCTGGGAACAGGCGCGCCCCTGGGTCGAGGCGGGCGATGTGCAGGTTCGTCACGTCATGGTGGGTATGCTGCGCCCGGATAGCGCAGGCAAATCCGCAGCGCTGTTAGCCGCTGATAACCCGGAGCAGGCACTCAATGAACATGAGGCGGCGGGCAAGGCCAGCACGCTCAAGGCAATGAAGAATATCCCCGCTGACCTGGACGAACAGCTACAGGCGAACCTGGCGTTGATGGGCGAGATGGGCGCCTCTGCTACGCCGGCCATTTACTTCATGGATGAGAACAACCGGTTGCAGCAACAGCAGGGTGCACCGCAGCCCGACACGCTGAATAAGATCATGGGGCCGCTGTCGGAAAATCAGTAA
- a CDS encoding cytochrome c oxidase assembly protein gives MRAIREMWPLTLGFLLLASFWLGPLPAMSRTAFSAHMLLHLGIVALVAPLLALGLSRAGVQLDGMRNLRGWAILAFSVEMIVVWGWHAPVLHEAAARHVSVFVVQQLSFLLAGLAVWLLGFAARSKAAASATVIGFFFSFVHMTMLGMLLILAPALIYPADLCLGAFGFEQLEDQRFGGVLMAAWGGLVYMAGGVVFGARLLLREEPDDSSAAA, from the coding sequence ATGAGAGCCATCCGCGAAATGTGGCCGCTCACGTTGGGCTTTCTGCTGCTGGCCAGCTTCTGGCTTGGTCCTTTACCTGCGATGAGTCGCACCGCGTTCTCTGCGCATATGCTGCTGCACCTGGGTATCGTTGCGTTGGTCGCCCCGCTCCTGGCGCTGGGGCTGTCCCGCGCTGGCGTTCAGCTGGACGGCATGCGCAATCTTCGCGGCTGGGCGATCCTGGCGTTCTCTGTAGAGATGATCGTTGTCTGGGGCTGGCATGCGCCCGTACTGCATGAGGCAGCCGCGCGCCACGTGTCGGTCTTCGTCGTACAGCAGCTCAGCTTTCTGCTTGCCGGCCTGGCCGTCTGGTTGCTGGGTTTCGCGGCCCGTTCAAAGGCAGCTGCAAGCGCAACAGTCATCGGGTTCTTCTTCAGCTTCGTACACATGACCATGCTCGGCATGCTGCTGATTCTCGCGCCTGCGCTCATCTACCCCGCCGATCTCTGCCTCGGTGCCTTTGGCTTCGAGCAGCTGGAGGACCAGCGATTCGGCGGCGTACTGATGGCCGCCTGGGGCGGACTAGTATACATGGCGGGCGGCGTGGTGTTCGGTGCGCGCCTGTTGTTGCGTGAAGAGCCGGACGACAGCAGCGCCGCCGCGTGA
- a CDS encoding SCO family protein, which translates to MNKTLIACGLGILLLAAGLPVAYLSWPARTSASVAIAEGAAIGGPFELRDPTGRTITEQTFRGQWTLMFFGFTHCPDICPTTLTRVAAILRTLDQQAGQLQPLFITLDPERDTPEILSDYTRHFDPRILGLTGTPEQIDAISDAYRVYARKVPMGDAYTLDHSAVMYLIGPDGELVKHFTQQMDTDAMAREIADALPRSAGDHQ; encoded by the coding sequence TTGAACAAGACACTGATCGCCTGTGGGCTTGGCATCCTTCTGTTAGCCGCCGGTTTGCCGGTCGCTTACCTGTCGTGGCCTGCCCGCACGTCCGCCTCGGTTGCCATCGCCGAAGGCGCAGCCATTGGTGGCCCTTTCGAACTGCGTGACCCCACCGGCCGAACCATTACCGAGCAAACCTTCCGCGGTCAGTGGACCCTGATGTTCTTCGGCTTCACACACTGTCCTGATATCTGTCCGACGACTCTCACAAGAGTAGCTGCAATTCTGCGAACGCTCGACCAGCAAGCCGGGCAGTTACAACCTTTATTCATCACCCTGGATCCCGAGCGCGACACGCCTGAGATACTGTCCGACTACACCCGGCATTTCGATCCGCGCATTCTGGGTCTGACCGGCACACCCGAACAGATAGACGCTATATCCGACGCGTACCGTGTTTATGCCAGGAAGGTGCCTATGGGCGATGCCTATACGCTGGATCATAGCGCTGTGATGTACCTGATCGGTCCGGATGGCGAGCTGGTCAAGCACTTCACCCAGCAGATGGATACGGACGCCATGGCCCGCGAAATAGCCGACGCCTTGCCCCGCTCCGCCGGAGATCATCAATGA
- a CDS encoding phosphoribosyltransferase, with product MNYKSISDVTTLMNYGAGKLPADVDLIVGTSRYGMLLADIVSLKLNLPHTSLDAFLRNDKVTPANTAASSLARCWDAKKILVVDDVHNESKPIRKVATEMARLFSGKVITLIAFPEKAEVNQADHHLDVVDSPRVFEWNMMHDPLINNACLDIDGVLCLDPTVAENDDGEKYLQFLNNTLPLHIPSQPVAHLVTSRLEKYREQTEQWLERQGVRYGQLHMLNLPSAAERQRLRIHYRFKAEVYRSLPDSVLFIESEKAQAVGIMEATGKPVFCVETNRMYVPGMAFHPDDAQSRGGLLEKIRQLKYRLGLMLSRQASPTAATRIT from the coding sequence GTGAATTATAAAAGCATAAGCGACGTGACGACTCTCATGAACTACGGTGCCGGCAAGCTGCCCGCGGATGTGGATTTGATTGTTGGTACGAGTCGCTACGGAATGCTTCTGGCGGACATTGTTTCGCTGAAGCTGAACCTGCCCCACACCAGCCTTGATGCCTTCCTGCGTAACGATAAGGTAACGCCTGCCAACACGGCTGCCAGCTCGCTGGCCCGGTGCTGGGATGCGAAAAAAATTCTGGTCGTGGACGATGTTCACAATGAGTCAAAACCCATCCGCAAGGTGGCGACAGAAATGGCCAGGCTGTTTTCCGGAAAGGTGATCACTCTGATCGCTTTTCCCGAGAAGGCCGAGGTTAATCAGGCTGACCATCATCTTGACGTCGTCGACAGCCCACGGGTCTTCGAATGGAACATGATGCATGATCCGCTTATCAATAATGCCTGCCTGGATATCGACGGCGTGCTTTGCCTCGATCCGACCGTTGCGGAAAACGACGATGGCGAGAAGTATCTGCAGTTTCTGAACAACACGCTGCCATTGCACATTCCTTCCCAGCCGGTCGCTCATCTGGTGACCAGCCGGTTGGAGAAATACCGCGAACAAACCGAGCAGTGGCTGGAGCGCCAGGGGGTTCGATACGGGCAGTTGCACATGTTGAATCTGCCCTCGGCGGCGGAGCGGCAGCGGTTGCGTATTCATTATCGGTTCAAGGCCGAGGTCTATCGTAGCCTGCCGGACTCTGTGCTGTTTATCGAGAGTGAGAAGGCGCAGGCGGTGGGTATCATGGAAGCAACCGGTAAGCCGGTGTTCTGTGTGGAAACCAATCGTATGTATGTGCCTGGCATGGCGTTTCATCCGGATGATGCGCAATCGAGGGGCGGGCTGTTGGAAAAGATCAGGCAGCTCAAGTACCGCCTTGGCCTGATGTTGAGCAGGCAAGCGTCTCCCACCGCCGCAACACGCATTACCTGA
- a CDS encoding neutral zinc metallopeptidase, with protein MDWRGRRRSSNIEDRRGQPLRGGAGGGGLLLLLRFLPMMLRSKIGRIVLALGVVAFIGARMLGIDLLQFVDGGASSVAQTPRELTPQQKELSDFVSVVLADTEETWNGIFAAAGENYQEPTLVLFSDRVNSACGTASSAVGPFYCPGDNQVYLDLTFFRDLKQQLGAPGDFAQAYVIAHEVGHHVQNLLGISAKVRSAGQGRSQAEVNELSVRQELQADCFAGVWGYSANEERQLLEEGDLEEALRAASAIGDDRLQKQAGQDVVPDSFTHGTSEQRMSWFRRGFESGDISQCDTFSAALGG; from the coding sequence ATGGATTGGCGAGGCAGACGACGTAGCAGCAATATCGAAGATCGGCGTGGTCAACCCTTGCGGGGCGGAGCAGGCGGGGGCGGGCTGCTGCTGTTGTTGCGGTTTCTGCCGATGATGCTGCGTAGCAAGATCGGACGCATCGTATTGGCACTGGGTGTGGTCGCGTTTATCGGCGCGCGGATGCTGGGCATCGACCTGCTGCAGTTTGTCGACGGTGGCGCATCCAGCGTCGCCCAGACACCGCGCGAACTCACCCCGCAACAAAAGGAGCTTTCCGACTTTGTTTCGGTGGTGCTGGCGGATACCGAAGAAACCTGGAACGGCATTTTTGCCGCTGCAGGCGAAAACTATCAGGAACCCACCCTCGTGCTGTTCTCCGATCGTGTGAATTCGGCTTGCGGTACTGCCAGCTCGGCGGTCGGTCCCTTCTATTGTCCCGGCGATAATCAGGTTTACCTCGACCTGACCTTCTTCCGTGATCTCAAGCAACAGCTCGGCGCGCCCGGGGATTTTGCCCAGGCATATGTCATTGCGCATGAAGTCGGGCATCACGTGCAGAACCTGCTCGGCATCAGCGCCAAGGTTCGTAGCGCCGGTCAGGGCAGAAGCCAGGCCGAGGTGAATGAGCTGTCGGTACGCCAGGAATTGCAGGCTGATTGCTTCGCCGGCGTATGGGGTTATAGCGCTAACGAAGAGCGCCAGTTATTGGAAGAGGGCGATCTGGAGGAAGCGCTCAGGGCTGCCTCGGCCATCGGTGATGACAGGTTGCAGAAGCAGGCGGGGCAGGATGTGGTGCCGGACAGTTTCACCCATGGCACCTCCGAGCAGCGCATGTCGTGGTTCCGTCGCGGCTTCGAGAGCGGCGATATCTCACAATGTGATACGTTCTCGGCGGCGCTGGGCGGCTGA
- a CDS encoding lipid A deacylase LpxR family protein, giving the protein MPVTNARKFLIVGLACGALQASAVADTLSLKVENDAFSRNSDGHYSNGFEVFWSFQPEQQHWSRRLADSLPGWSGSEVANVSYRGGHQIYTPFDINYRRRIINDRPYAGLFFLGTSIFTNEQLDGWRKARGLHLDAGMVGPAAGAEKIQRAVHKVTDSDEPMGWEHQLENEPFINLGYDQRWWKQNNLLGLDFEYGPSAGFTLGNLYTYASAGLGFRFGHRLDRSFSVPSVTPGRSGSQYFTSGNGVSWYVFADLEGRYMAQNMLLDGNTWTDSHSVDREEWVGDAKVGLAFTLSNWQLALAQVWRTKEFTDQHQHDEFGSITLSKAF; this is encoded by the coding sequence ATGCCAGTGACGAATGCCCGGAAGTTTCTGATCGTTGGTCTCGCCTGTGGGGCGCTACAAGCGTCTGCGGTTGCCGATACGCTGTCGCTCAAGGTGGAAAACGACGCCTTTTCACGCAATAGCGACGGCCATTACAGCAACGGTTTCGAGGTCTTCTGGTCATTCCAGCCGGAGCAACAGCACTGGTCACGCCGGCTCGCCGACTCGCTGCCCGGTTGGTCCGGAAGCGAGGTAGCCAACGTGTCCTACCGTGGCGGCCATCAGATCTATACGCCCTTTGACATCAACTACCGACGCCGGATTATCAATGACCGGCCCTACGCCGGGCTGTTCTTCCTCGGCACCTCGATATTTACCAATGAACAGCTGGACGGATGGCGCAAGGCCCGCGGCTTGCACCTTGATGCGGGCATGGTAGGACCCGCAGCCGGCGCCGAGAAGATCCAGCGCGCCGTACACAAGGTTACCGACAGCGATGAACCGATGGGCTGGGAACATCAGTTGGAAAACGAGCCCTTTATCAACCTGGGCTACGATCAGCGCTGGTGGAAACAGAACAACCTGCTGGGGCTGGATTTCGAATACGGCCCCAGTGCCGGCTTTACGCTCGGCAACCTGTATACCTACGCCTCCGCCGGGCTTGGGTTTCGCTTCGGGCATCGGCTGGATCGCAGCTTCAGCGTGCCCTCGGTTACGCCTGGGCGCAGCGGCAGTCAATATTTCACTTCCGGTAACGGTGTGAGCTGGTACGTTTTTGCCGACCTCGAAGGACGCTACATGGCGCAGAACATGTTGCTGGACGGCAACACCTGGACAGACAGCCATTCCGTGGATCGAGAGGAATGGGTGGGCGATGCCAAGGTCGGGCTAGCCTTTACCCTGAGCAACTGGCAGCTGGCCCTGGCCCAGGTATGGCGCACCAAGGAGTTCACTGACCAGCACCAGCATGACGAGTTTGGTTCGATCACGCTTTCCAAGGCTTTCTGA
- a CDS encoding antibiotic biosynthesis monooxygenase, with product MKFIFEVRMKPGYTVEEYADAWIRASEVIQQTPGALGTRLHRKIGEPDTLLAIASWESKAARDAKDDRRDEMVRGILEKHARNCEITIIGEFEEPEWEVLPGHGRAADTGSLG from the coding sequence ATGAAGTTCATCTTTGAGGTGCGAATGAAACCCGGCTACACAGTCGAGGAATACGCGGATGCCTGGATTCGCGCCAGCGAAGTTATCCAGCAGACACCCGGCGCGCTGGGCACGCGCCTGCATCGCAAGATTGGTGAGCCGGATACGCTGCTGGCGATCGCCAGCTGGGAGTCCAAGGCTGCGCGGGATGCCAAGGACGATCGACGCGACGAGATGGTGCGCGGCATTCTGGAAAAACACGCCAGAAATTGCGAGATAACCATTATTGGTGAGTTTGAAGAGCCTGAATGGGAGGTGCTGCCGGGACACGGCCGCGCGGCTGATACAGGCTCACTGGGCTGA
- a CDS encoding class I adenylate-forming enzyme family protein — protein sequence MQAPDEMIDGRLASEILQALPARISHRPLRWARETPDAEAIVDSEARWTYAELAQAIASTRQLLLDHGVRPGDRIMVVNENCRALVALIFAASELDVWCAVVSSRLSDNEIDTIAASCDPRRLIYTTATSPDARHHADRHGACYLKREDIGEIALGPLNEDAEPEPVVADPAAQVATMIFTSGTTGTPKGVMLTHRNMLSIASVASGLRGFSPADRVYAVLPISHVFGLNSVFLGSLYAGATLYLTERFDPERTRDVLLREKISVLQGVPAMFQRFLEHLNANQLELAAPNLRYISVGGAPLDPGVKQRIEAAFSLPLHNGYGLTEASPTISQTRLDEPLDDTSCGRLLPLMEYRLQDADRAEVAAGEVGELWVRGPNVMKGYYRRPKETADVLLPDGWLNTGDLARVDDKGRLHIVGRTKELIIRSGFNVYPPDVEAVLTQHPDVTLSAVVGRTVPGNEEVIAYVQLVPGSVTSADDIKAFAAERLAPYKRPARVIIMDLLPATPSGKILKSQLRQRLNSE from the coding sequence ATGCAGGCCCCTGATGAAATGATCGATGGACGTCTCGCAAGCGAAATTCTGCAAGCTCTACCTGCCCGCATCAGCCATCGTCCTTTGAGGTGGGCCAGAGAGACGCCGGATGCCGAAGCAATTGTTGATTCCGAGGCCCGTTGGACCTACGCCGAGTTGGCCCAGGCCATCGCATCCACCCGCCAGCTGCTGCTTGATCACGGGGTTCGCCCCGGCGATCGCATCATGGTGGTCAACGAGAACTGCAGAGCGCTGGTAGCGCTGATTTTTGCTGCCAGCGAGCTGGATGTCTGGTGTGCCGTCGTCAGCTCACGTCTGTCCGATAATGAAATCGACACTATTGCCGCGAGTTGCGATCCCAGGCGCCTGATCTATACGACCGCTACCTCGCCCGATGCACGGCACCATGCCGATCGTCATGGCGCTTGCTACCTGAAGCGCGAAGACATCGGCGAGATTGCGCTGGGCCCGCTGAATGAAGACGCCGAACCCGAGCCGGTGGTTGCGGACCCGGCAGCCCAAGTGGCAACCATGATATTCACCTCGGGTACCACCGGAACGCCCAAAGGCGTCATGCTGACTCACCGTAATATGTTGTCCATCGCTTCGGTTGCCAGCGGCTTGCGCGGTTTTTCACCCGCCGACCGGGTGTATGCGGTTCTGCCCATCTCCCATGTCTTCGGCCTGAACTCTGTGTTTCTGGGTTCGCTCTACGCGGGCGCAACCTTGTATCTGACGGAACGCTTTGATCCGGAGCGCACGAGAGACGTGCTGCTGCGTGAGAAGATCTCGGTGCTGCAGGGCGTGCCGGCAATGTTTCAGCGTTTTCTGGAGCATCTGAACGCCAATCAGCTTGAGCTGGCCGCGCCGAATCTGCGCTATATCTCGGTCGGCGGAGCGCCGCTGGATCCGGGCGTCAAACAGCGCATCGAGGCTGCATTCAGTCTGCCACTGCACAACGGGTATGGGCTGACGGAAGCCTCTCCGACCATCTCGCAGACGCGTCTGGACGAACCTCTGGATGACACGTCTTGCGGCCGGTTGTTGCCTTTGATGGAGTACCGATTGCAGGACGCCGATCGGGCCGAGGTGGCTGCGGGGGAGGTGGGCGAACTGTGGGTCCGCGGACCTAACGTGATGAAGGGCTATTACCGGCGCCCGAAGGAGACAGCTGACGTTCTGCTCCCGGACGGTTGGCTTAACACCGGTGATCTTGCGCGGGTGGACGACAAGGGTCGCCTGCATATCGTAGGCCGGACCAAGGAACTGATTATCCGCTCAGGGTTCAATGTTTACCCACCGGATGTCGAGGCGGTGCTCACGCAGCATCCGGATGTGACGCTGTCGGCCGTGGTCGGGCGGACGGTGCCAGGTAACGAAGAAGTGATTGCCTACGTTCAGCTGGTCCCTGGCAGTGTCACCAGCGCAGACGACATCAAGGCGTTTGCGGCTGAGCGATTGGCTCCCTACAAACGCCCTGCCAGAGTGATCATCATGGACCTGCTCCCGGCTACGCCCTCTGGCAAGATTCTCAAAAGTCAGCTCCGGCAGCGACTCAATTCGGAATAA